A window from Ficedula albicollis isolate OC2 chromosome 25 unlocalized genomic scaffold, FicAlb1.5 N00422, whole genome shotgun sequence encodes these proteins:
- the KCNJ10 gene encoding ATP-sensitive inward rectifier potassium channel 10, with protein MTSSTKVYYSQTTQTDSRPLMGPGLRRRRVLTKDGRSNVRMEHISDKRFLYLKDLWTTFIDLQWRYKLLLFSATFAGTWFAFGVVWYLVAAAHGDLLEFAPPPGFRYISEECPLAIVLLITQLVLTTILEIFITGTFLAKIARPKKRAETIKFSQNAVVAQHDGKTCLMIRVANMRKSLLIGCQVTGKLLQTHLTKEGESVRLNQLNVDFQVDTSSDSPFLTLPLTFYHVVDEASPLRDVSLRSGDGDFELVVILSGTVESTSATCQVRTSYLPEEILWGYEFTPAISLSASGKYVADFSLFDRVVKVAAPRCHHEAVRFGDPEKVKLEESLREAERDGEGAPLSVRISNV; from the exons ATGACCTCCTCCACCAAGGTGTACTACAGCCAGACCACGCAGACCGACAGCCGCCCGCTGATGGGGCCGGGGCTGCGGCGGCGCCGGGTGCTGACCAAGGACGGCCGCAGCAACGTGCGCATGGAGCACATCTCGGACAAGCGCTTCCTGTACCTCAAGGACCTGTGGACCACCTTCATCGACCTGCAGTGGCGCTacaagctgctgctcttctccgCCACCTTCGCCGGCACCTGGTTCGCCTTCGGCGTGGTCTGGTACCTGGTGGCGGCGGCGCACGGCGACCTGCTGGAgttcgccccc ccccccggcttcCGCTACATCAGCGAGGAGTGCCCGCTGGCCATCGTGCTGCTCATCACCCAGCTGGTGCTCACCACCATCCTGGAGATCTTCATCACCGGCACCTTCCTGGCCAAGATCGCGCGGCCCAAGAAGCGCGCCGAGACCATCAAGTTCAGCCAGAACGCGGTGGTGGCGCAGCACGACGGCAAGACCTGCCTGATGATCCGCGTGGCCAACATGAGGAAGAGCCTCCTGATCGGCTGCCAGGTCACCGGCAAGCTGCTGCAGACGCACCTGACCAAGGAGGGCGAGAGCGTGCGGCTCAACCAGCTCAACGTGGACTTCCAGGTGGACACGTCCTCGGACAGCCCCTTCCTCACCCTGCCGCTGACCTTCTACCACGTGGTGGACGAGGCCAGCCCGCTGCGGGACGTGTCGCTGCGCTCGGGCGACGGCGACTTCGAGCTGGTGGTCATCCTGAGCGGCACCGTGGAGTCGACCAGCGCCACCTGCCAGGTGCGCACCTCCTACCTGCCCGAGGAGATCCTGTGGGGCTACGAGTTCACGCCGGCCATCTCGCTGTCGGCCAGCGGCAAGTACGTGGCGGATTTCAGCCTCTTCGACCGCGTGGTGAAGGTGGCGGCGCCCCGCTGCCACCACGAGGCCGTGCGGTTCGGGGACCCCGAGAAGGTGAAGCTGGAGGAGTCGCTGCGGGAGGCGGAGCGGGACGGGGAGGGGGCCCCGCTGAGCGTCCGCATCAGCAACGTCTGA